The nucleotide window ccccaccaagagggaaagtgacagagagcctgacggcacctggagatttggcggcagaggagaaggagaaaggggggggatgatgcccagcgtgggagacaggaatgctgggcagagatttcagccgtccagggagtctgaacttttaaccctttcctgggaaatgagggctttgtaaaatattactcctcctcaatttgTAGTAAAAGAAAGACAGtccaggacctgagatgttagaagaaggaatttttagGTAGGACGAGAtaatggagtagcttttggctggacttttcttgttagctatagactgaaccaaattctcctgcaatagagactgcattttagggggatgcagtggtgacccaaaaAGACCTGtttcagcaaccaccagcaaaAGAAtagcaagaacagaagaaaactgaagagggaatggtgacaGAGGGCACTCTGTCTTCAAGAAGAAGATGatgttcctggacccttggccccaggggaaaataggagggactgtagtcccaagatgagaagctgaactgttgtatctttgagtccgtggcaaagcatccttaaaagagccctatgagcagtctgtccatgcacggtggtgagagcactgtgacatggaaaggagagtgtcacactggcagattttctctgggcagttgccatgtgtgacatggaaacacaggaggtggcaactgtgtttcctgggggggtctgtggtgcaagagagacttctctctctcttgATAGATTATTGATTATATAAAgagtggtaatttgatcaagaatcccaggtgatgtttcatggtgggtgttttggaaattgggaggaggaggggtgttttagagagtcttcatcctagatttagtgtgtcttttatagtagtagtttaatattttttttccctttgttgttAAGCTTAGAGCTACTCTACTCtattcctgataacatctcacagcatttatttgagaaaatatattttcataggAGTGCTAGCATTACACCAGTATCATACCGTAACATTTTTGGTTCCCTGACAGGGAATCAAATtctaagcaaaataaaatgaaaactgtgaGATGGGATCAAAAAGAATAAGAGCAAAGCATGTATTAAGTTATAGTCCAAATATAGAGGTAGAAGGTTATTGTTTTATGTAAAAGTGTGTTGaatgtaattttaataataattttggaaatgtGTGTTCTCAGACACGAAGGGTagagtgtcgtggtttgacatggaagtgatttttttttttcaagaagttgggtcaaaccaacCAGTGGTCAAGTTTAGATATTGGCAtctggagtgaccactgaaagtatggacatgcctctgagaacacagggggttaaaagcaagaactcccaggggaactgtctctttggttccggttgtcagagagtgcagactctcccctgcccagcctcaggctgggttggggaggggaagccatgcggccttgtccaggtaggctgAAGGAGATGAAAGTCTAGAACTGAGCCAGTTCCTGCGGACGGAAGAgtagagagaagcagaaatgcctttgtccccccgcccccaagagggaaagtgacagagagcctgacggcacctggagatttgctggcagaggagaaggagaaagaagggagaTGATGCCCAGCATAAGAGTCGAGAATGCTAAGCAGAAATTTCAACCATCCAgagagtctgaacttttaaccctttccgaaaaatgaaggatttgtaaaatattactccttcTCAATTTGTAGTAAAAGAAAGACAGTCCGGAACCTGAGATgttaaaagaagaattttttaagTAAGAAGAAATAATAGAGTAACTTTTAGCTAAACTTTTCTTATTaaccatagactgaaccaaattctcctgcaatagagactgcattttagggaaATGCAGTAGTGACCCAAAAACACCTCCTTCAACAACCACCAGCAAAAGAATAGCAAAAACATTAGAAAACTGAAGTCCCACAATaaaaaactgaactgttgtatctttgagTCCATAGCAAAGCATCTTTAAAAGAGCCCTAtaagcagtctgtccatgcacagtagtaagagcactgtgacatagaaaAGAGAGTGTCACACTAGCAGATTTTCTCCAAGCAGTTACCATGTGTGACATAGAAACACAGGAAGTAGCAACTGTGTTTCCTAAAGAGTCTGTAGTGCAaaagagacttctctctcccttaatagaTTAAGTATTGATTATCTAAAAGGTAGTAATTtaatcaggaatcccgggtAATATTTCATAgtaagtgttttaaaaattaagaagaggggtgttttagagagtcttcatcctaaatttagtgtgtgtgtcttttatattagtagtttaataaaattttttccctttgttattaagcttacACCTACTCTACTCtattcctgataacatctcacaacatttatttgagaaaatatattttcataagaGCGCTAACATTACACCAGTATCAAACCATAACAGCATGTTAAAGGTGTAAAGTATTTCCAAGAAATTTCTCTGCTTACGTTTTACTTTCATGCACAAGCTGTGGGTATTTAGAAGGTAGAAGCTCTATTTCATGAGTGTCCAAATTTCAGTTAAACCTTTTGAAGTACAGCAAGTTTTCCACTACTTCAAGGTTCTTTGATTTTGAGGAGCCTTACACATTTTGAATCAATCCGTCTCTCTAGTTAGATGAAGCTAgcctgttccctctcctcccattGCCATGAATTCATTTGAATGGGCCCTAATATGGATGTGTATGTTAACTAacctgctcctctctctccaAACCCTCATTTCCAGTGATGAGATAGATGAGTGAAAAGACAAACCACCCAACAAATGGAAAACCAGTAATTATTGCCCCTGGAATGCTTAGCCACAGCTTTACAGGCCTAGAGTCTCATTGTCTATAAGCACTgagtaaaaatatattaattatgaAATTTATTGCAATTGTAAAGTTGTGGAATTATAACTGGGCAGAAAAGGTCTTCAAGTCATCACACAGCAATGTTACAGCAATTTCAAACACAGTGCTCAACCAATTTCACCTCTTTCAAGTCGGGGACACTTCCTCACAGTACTCTGGCAAATTTGTAGCTATAACAGGATAGTTTTTTGAAAGTTTAGTTTGGTACCATTTGTTAAGAACTTGCAGTTCAGAGGATGATCAAACACTCCTGCCTCAAGCAGAGTCATATTGAGAAGTGTGAGGAATACCACTGGTGACTGAAGCAATTTTGGCTCTAATTAATTAATGGAAACCAATCCACTAGTTTGCATTCAACGTTAAGCTTGGCTATATGACCTCTAAGGCATTACTGCTATCAGTCATTCTCTCCACACCTGTTAGGAGACTTCTTTCAAGGGacacaagaaaagaatatttaagcCTCACCAACCAATGAGAACGAGCCTAAAGCTTTGCAGAATCTTAAGGCAAGTTAGATGGAATCTGAAATTGCCCACCTGAGTTTGAAACTATTATCAACATCTTGGTGGGGGGAGGCGGAAgggtgtttaagaaaaaaaccgCAGTGTTGTAGTAATAAACATCAGTggagtttattttcattttgctctaATTAAACCCAAATGCACCTCAGAGTCCAGTGATTCAGCTCCACCCTTCCTGATTTAACAGCGCGGTGATTTTAAGGCTTCACGTTTAAGATGACAAGAGATCCTGAAGCCTGTTGTTTCCCACTTCAGTTCTCCGCATCCACGGCCTGAAATGCCGGCAAGGGCCGTCAAGATCGCACCTCGCTCTAGGTGTTCCGAAGATGAACCATTGTCAAGCACAGGATTTCTGGACTCGTGTCCGCAGCTGCCAGCTCCCGGAGGCCGCGGGGTGCCGGGGACACGGGCAGCGGGGGGCTCCGGCCGCCGAACACGGCGCCGGCTCTGTGCCCTGCGGGGTCCCGGCCGGCGCTACCCCTTGCGCTGCTTGTGCCGGGGGTTGCTCTTGCAGCACACGTAgagccgcccgcgccgccggaCGATGTAGCAGTCCTTGCAGCGCTTCTTCAGCACCGTCTTCGTCTTCAGCCCGGCCGGCAGCGGCGGCCCGGGGGGCGGCGGCACGGCCAGCAGCCCGCGGGGCGCCCGCCACGGCGGCGGGGCCCAGCTCGCACACGCCGCGGGCAGCCCCGCCGCCCGTCCCCACGGGGCCAGCGAGCACAAGGACGAGCGGCACAGCGAGCGCAACGGGGCGGCCGTGGCGGCGGCCCTGACCAGGAGGGACAGCATGCTCGGCACCCTGCGGGGACAGCGCGCCGGTCAGGACACACGCACGGCTCCcgctcccctcctcctctcccgcCGCTGCCTCCGCACCACCCACCGCCCGCACCGTCGAGGACGCCCGCCCCACTCCCGCCACCGGTGAGGACACCGCTGCCCGCTGACCTCACCCCGAGCCGCCCGCGGCCCCCGCGGAAggcgccgctccccgcccgccgccacGCGTCCCTCCCCGCCGCCGGAAGCGCGCGCCGGcaccggggcggggcggggcccgcGCCCGCCTGACCGGGAGTCACGTGGGCGGCGcgaagatggcggcgcccgccGCGACCTTCCGCTGGCTGCTGCCGCGGAGCCGCCCGCTGCTGTCCCGCCCGGGGCtggctgccgccgccgccgcccggcacTACGGTGTGCGGGCCTCCGACACCGGCGAGCTGGTGACGCACACGGGGCAGGTGAGCGCGCGGGGCTCGGTGCCGCCGCCCCTCCGCTGCTCCGGGAGGGCGGCGGGCGCGTCCCGCACGGCGCCCGCAGGGAAAtcccgccggggccgcgggcagCGCGCTGGTGCAATGTGATGTAACGTAACGGGGAGgcttaggttggatatcaggaggaatttcttgcCATAAACAGTGGTTCGATACTGGAATAGGCTGCCCCGGGAGGCGGTGGAGCGgccgtccctggaggtgttcaggaAATGGCTGGATGTGGCGCTTAGTGCCACGGTCTGCTTGACATGGTGGCGTTCGGTCACAGGTTGGGTTTGGTGATGTCAGAGGTCTTTTCGAACCTgatttattctgtgattctccgTTCAGCGCGCACAGCGGAAATTCATGCTCCTGGATGATCCGTTCCCAGGAGGTACGCGCTGTTTCGGaacgaacaaacaaacaaacaaaaaccccgTTAATCAGGATCGGGGTCGTTGGCCATTACCGAGCGTTCCGGTCCGAATCCGACTTGTGCCCAGCCGAAGAGTTGACAGGTGGAGGAGGCACCCTGGTGTCAGTGCCTTGTAACTCCAGGTTTCCTCTTTTCCAAGGCAGAAGCTGAGGTTCGTGTGCTGCCTGGAGATGCGAGAGAGGATGGCGGGTGGAGCTAACTTGGGAAAGCTGGCACTGTGGTTACTTaccagaacagaaataaatacgAAACCTGAATTTCCCAGTTTAGTTCACCACCTAGGTGAGATCAAGGAACGGCAttataaataatacatttgTGTTCACCTCTGTGATCAGGCTCTTCTGTTCACTGGCTTTCATGCCAGCCTCAACACCACCAGTTTCCTTGTCTGTTGTACTTTCCAACGTGCAATTCAGTTACTTGTGTGAGGGAAGCTAATTTTTCTGTATACTACATGGTTGCAAGGTGATAATATTTGAATCTACATATACAGGCCAAGCTATTTGTTTTCTAAGTCTTTGTGTTGTATGTTTATAGTTGTTGCTCTGTAAATAAGATCAAGTTTATTTTACACTCTAGGTATATGACGAGAAGGATTATAGAAGAGTTAGATTTGTTGGACGACAAAAGGAGGTAATTCATTCTACAGTTTTTCATGGGAGAGGGGGTagtttatgggtttttttctttacttaatAGTAGTGTCCTCAACCTCATTGTcattaaaaaagccccaaaaaccccaacaatcaAGAAACCGACTAAACTCAAACCCACAACCAAAAACAGTTTACAGTTGTTTCTGTCTTACTTCCCTGCTTTTGGTAAACTTGAAAAACTCAAGACTTGCTCTACATTTGTTAAGTGCTAGCATTTAGGGTGTTAGAGTTGTAGGCATTTGAACATCTTAAACTTggaacagttttttttttaagcatgtgTTTTAAGAAGTTAGTATGTTTTTAGCACATTTATattcagaaaaatcacatcATTAAATGCTCTGCTGAATTGGTAATCTGTTTATATATATCTGTTTACATCTGTTTTGAAGCTTAATTTGCTTCTCTCTAATTAAAGTTCTGCTCTTTACCCAAACCACTTTTTTAATGAGCCTGAGAAGCATTTGCTGAAAGAGTgatgaaacaaataaaagtaatatGTAGACTATTCTGAAATGATGAAGCCTCAAATGCAAAGTCTAGTAATACCAGCATCATCCAAGTGCAGTGTTGGGAAGGTGGCCCTGTTGCTGCTGCTTAATATTTCACATACCCACTCTATGAGAAGTCTTTTAGCACTGAGTTTTCTCTAATGAtcaagcagcacagctccacgAGGGATCTGCTGGCCTTTGGGATAGAAATAGAATTATTTCAGTGGTTGAACCTTTGAATAGTGCCTTAGTGTTAATGCTATAAATGTTTATGTTCAGCAGAGACATTAAATATAAGGTgtgatacatttttaaagtagtttGATATAATTATTCTTTTCCTAAATTAACCTGAACTAATTACACTAATTTCCGAGTTTTCATATTGAATTTACCTCACTGTGTGGCGGATACAATTTAACTCATGCTGTGTGGCAAAAGTGGGGATTCTACATgtgaaataattaaatgaaaatgtcactTAAAATGCTGAATTAGCTTACTTCAGGGAGGATAGTTGGCAAAGTAAGTCTCTCCCACGTATACTGCCTGTGTCTCTGCTACTTGTGTaacattttaagaaatgctCCTTAAGGCTAattctccccagggcagtggtcccTCTAAATGTGCCTTTGACATCAGGTAATTTCAGACTCCATGTGGTGTGGAACATCCAGGGTTTTCAGTTCAGCCCAGTTCTTCCTTCTCCAGCAAAAGCCAAGCTCTGTGTCTGCTGAGCAAGGTTTAATGCTAAGTTTTAATGTGAAATTGGGACAAAATGTACATGTTAAATACTTTAAGTGATCTGTGCCTATTAATAGGCTCGTTCTCTAGGGGCTTTGCCATTATCCCACAGTGTGTTTCAGCTGCCAATATTCGGGTTGACAGCCATGTCTGTAGTCTGAGTGTTGTCATGTTTCTGAAGCAGAAGCTCTCCTGGTGACTGTTCTTTCTTGGTGGCTTCTTCCCTTTGCCTTCAGTAGGTCCAAGTGGTTGAGTCCCGCTCAGGATCGGCCCATTCCAGCCACGGCAGCTTTCCTGTCTGGGGGAATGCAGCCTCTGGAGTCTCCCCAGTCAGGGTGTCTGGGCCTGTGTGCTTCAGGTGGCCAGGCCCAGGGCTGTGACCAAGAGGATGTGCTTATTGTCCCCTCGGTTCTGCCGGCCTAGTCGCTAGTGACATCCATGTGTTCTAGCTGAAGTCATTGCTTCTCTGTGGAGAACGGGGGATCAGTGCTCTCTGGCAAGGGCCTGAAGCAGGAAGCTGTGAGAAAACTGATCCTGGCAACTGCTAAACTGCATCTGCCACAGTCCAACCAGGTCATCCTGCCCTTCTGTAATCCCTAAGGTAGAGCAGGACCTATTTTAACACTGCCATTCCCACTTCAGCTCTGCCCTTTCTGTTGGGCTGgtgcagcagctgaaggtgtGAGGAGGACTCACCTCAGTGCTCGTCTGTTTTAAATAttctctcctgccttccctctaCATCTTTGGACTGAAATCAAATCCAAGTTTGGTTTTATCTCTTTGGTTTCCCAGGCCATGGACTGGCACAGGTGGCTAGGTGGgaagaagcagaaacaaaattGTCAAACTGGCActctgtcaggaaaaaaatagcccATTGATTTATACTTGGGGCAAGGCACATCTGGATGTGCTGAGAGAATCGGCCTCTTCCTGCTGAGTACTGCTGTGCTTTAGTCAGAGGATTGTGTTGTAACTGCAACCACTTGGgcttttttgggtgtttttttctggtgaatTCCTAGACTGTGTCTTATTTGGTTGGCTGAACCACAGACGAGTTTTAGCTATGCAGTAGATGAGAGGTctttgcttctctctttccctaCAAGTACTTTTTGTGGTTAAGAAGCGTTGGGATGAGTGGAGTTCTTGCTTCTAATCTTGAAGCAAAGGTGTGTAAtggttttctctccctccttctttAGCAGGAAATAAAGGATGCACAATTTTGAGTGTTATTAAAAACAGCAGTAAAAGTTCTTGCTGTTTGGTGAAAATTACATGATTGTGGACACAGCCCCAGACAGTGGGGTTCTTGATGCCAGTTTCTTTCAATAtcaaaacctaatttttttttctaactttttttaGCTATCATCTTCTTTCAGTGAGGACAAATTCTTAGTTTGCACAACTTACTTTTCCGTTACTGTACCAAAAAATGCAGAGACTTAATGATAGGCTTGGTGGAAGATGCTAAGTTCTTACGTTTTAGGATTATGTAAAACCACCGTTGTAGTTCCTAGGAATTTATGTAATGTACACATAGCTGTCTTTTTCCCAAGAATCTAATATTTATTCCAATACCAGCATGTTTATACGCAGAGCAGTAGATACTGCCTCCTTTAGGTGTGCATGTTATTTGATATTCATGCGTTTATATCATGGCTTTTGAAAAAAGTGGTCCCTCCTGGAATACTTTTCCCTGAATTGTAGCAGTAGTTGTCTGCTCAGTGCACACTTGAGAGTGTTGGGTTGCTGTAGGTCCTGCTGAGGGAcaagctgctgtcaccagcctGTCCAGACATGGATATGTTTTCCAGGCCATGCAGGTGTGCTCTAGGAAGAAGCCCTACTTGGCAGTGATGTACATATTCAGGAAGTGTGTATGATGGATTTACAGAGTGGAGTAGTGGCATTTAgaggtttttcctttcttctgatgCTAAACAATTTGTCTTTCTGACTGTTGTCATGCACCACATTCATGTTTTCATGAGATTCCTGTGCAGTGATAGAATAAGGTACATGGCTAGAGGCTCTAATTTACCAGCAGTGTTTTTATCTcatgcctgaccttacttgtCTCACTATTATTTTTGAGTTTATCAGCAGAGATTCTTCTGCAATTTTATCATGTAGTCACTAAAGTAGAATACAGTGTTGGTTAAATATCTTCTGTTCTTGTCTACTTGTTCCTGCTCACCTCTCCGCTGAATCTGCTGAAACCTGAGCACCGATGTGGTCTGTATGTCAGGGGAAGGGGATTGATTACTTTTGCAGAGTTCAATGTATAGATCATTGATCTGGCTTATAGCAGTGCCTTAGAATTGGTGGAGGAGTTGGGAGGAAGCCTAAGCAGGAACTTCTCAAAATGGCTGTAGTGGAACTGCCTGAGGAGGCAGCAAATAGCAATTGCCTTCTGCTTGGGTGGGGATGGTATCTGAAagtttccctctttttcttacAGGTGAACAAGAATTTTGCAATCGATTTGATAGCAGAGCAGCCTGTGAGTCAAGTTGAAAGCAGAGTGATATCATGCGATGGTGGTGGTGGAGCTTTGGGACATCCCAAAGTATACATAAACTTGGTAATGTCATTATTCTCCATGCAGCATGTTTTGCCTGTGCGTTCTTTTTTGTAAGATTATCTGGTTTTTGGAATTCTAGTTTAACAACATAAAAGGTGCTCATTTTATTTGGTGCCTGATATAAATCAGAAGAATTAGAGGGCTTCCATTTGAAGTTATAGAAATTCCTTTTTGAAATCttggtttgtttaaaaaaaaaatcaggtgaaGTAGTAAGAGCAACCATTGAGAGCAAAAATTAACATCCTTGCTGCATTTTGGAACTCTAATTATTTAAATGCCACCATGTAGTTTGGCCATacatttgcagtatttttaagaatatgcagtttattttcagtcttgcaagttcaagggaaaaagaatgatgaaaaccaaacaaaccaacccctcTTTCAGTCTTTGGGAATCTTGGTAGTTCTGAAGACTGAGTATTTCAGTCATGGCCAGAGAATGAGGAATAAATGTTGTCTTATCCTGCTGCTGACAGTAGTGATAATTGCCAGTGTATTCTTGTTCTACAGAGTAAAAATACTGAGGCTACTGTCCTATGACCTTAGTTGATGCAGCTGTTGCTTAGGTCCTGTTCTCAGGTGGAGCCTAATTGcagatgttttaaaatctttgtctGCTCGCCTGAACTTGGACATTTCCTAATGCCCAAAAGAATGGTGGGGAAGAGCTGGTGTCCTTAAGTGTCAATGTTGTTGTGACTCCTAACTAGAATCATAAGCATTTCTATTTGGAACAAAGTAAGAATTTTGTAATAGTTCATTTTACATTATCCAAAGTTAAATGTTTGGAGGTTCTGATTTATAACACTTAGGAAGGACTTCAGCCTTAACTTCTGTAGCACACTCCTGATAACTTTATGTTGATTTTGTTTGATGTGCCACACTCTTGAAGAATCTTTGCTTCCAGTGTTTCAAATAAGACTAAACTCTGTACTTTGGCAATACTGATTGGTTTTAAGATGGCAcaaataaataagagaaaaattgtAATTTCTTAAAGTTTTATAAAGTGAAACTAACAGCTAttgtattttcatgtttttgcaGGACAAAGAGACGAAGACCGGAACATGTGGCTACTGTGGACTTCAGTTTAAACAGAAACATCACTGAATGATTATCCCTGTGTGCTTGCAGATTTCTGTTCAGATGTTAACGTTCAACTATA belongs to Vidua macroura isolate BioBank_ID:100142 chromosome 1, ASM2450914v1, whole genome shotgun sequence and includes:
- the NDUFS6 gene encoding NADH dehydrogenase [ubiquinone] iron-sulfur protein 6, mitochondrial isoform X2; its protein translation is MAAPAATFRWLLPRSRPLLSRPGLAAAAAARHYGVRASDTGELVTHTGQVNKNFAIDLIAEQPVSQVESRVISCDGGGGALGHPKVYINLDKETKTGTCGYCGLQFKQKHH
- the MRPL36 gene encoding 39S ribosomal protein L36, mitochondrial, producing MLSLLVRAAATAAPLRSLCRSSLCSLAPWGRAAGLPAACASWAPPPWRAPRGLLAVPPPPGPPLPAGLKTKTVLKKRCKDCYIVRRRGRLYVCCKSNPRHKQRKG
- the NDUFS6 gene encoding NADH dehydrogenase [ubiquinone] iron-sulfur protein 6, mitochondrial isoform X1; translation: MAAPAATFRWLLPRSRPLLSRPGLAAAAAARHYGVRASDTGELVTHTGQVYDEKDYRRVRFVGRQKEVNKNFAIDLIAEQPVSQVESRVISCDGGGGALGHPKVYINLDKETKTGTCGYCGLQFKQKHH